From a region of the Canis lupus dingo isolate Sandy chromosome 5, ASM325472v2, whole genome shotgun sequence genome:
- the ALDH3A1 gene encoding aldehyde dehydrogenase, dimeric NADP-preferring encodes MSKISEVVQRARAAFNSGKTRPLQFRIQQLEALRRMIKEHEKDLAGALTADLHKNEWNAYYEEVVYVLEEIEYMIKKLPEWAADEPVEKTPQTQQDECYIHSEPLGVVLIIGTWNYPFTVTIQPMVGAIAAGNAVVIKPSELSENMANLLATIIPQYLDRDLYPVISGGIPETTELLKERFDHILYTGNTAVGKVIMMAAAKHLTPVTLELGGKNPCYVDKDCDLDIACRRIAWGKFMNSGQTCVAPDYILCDPSIQNQIVEKLKKALKEFYGEDAKKSRDYGRIINSRHFQRVMGLMEGQKVAYGGTGDAATRYIAPTILIDVDTQSQVMQEEIFGPVMPIVCVRSLEEAIQFINQREKPLALYVFSLNDKMIKKMIAETSSGGVTANDVIVHVSVHSLPYGGVGNSGMGSYHGKKSFETFSHCRSCLVRPLLNDESLKTRYPPSLAKMTRH; translated from the exons ATGAGCAAAATCAGCGAGGTCGTGCAGCGGGCCAGGGCCGCCTTCAACTCGGGCAAGACTCGCCCGCTGCAGTTCCGGATCCAGCAGCTGGAGGCGCTGCGGCGCATGATCAAGGAGCACGAGAAGGACCTGGCGGGCGCGCTGACCGCGGACCTGCACAAG AATGAGTGGAACGCCTACTACGAGGAGGTGGTGTATGTCCTGGAGGAGATCGAGTACATGATCAAGAAACTCCCCGAGTGGGCTGCAGACGAGCCCGTGGAGAAGACTCCCCAGACCCAGCAGGACGAGTGTTACATCCACTCAGAGCCCCTCGGCGTGGTCCTCATCATCGGCACCTGGAACTACCCCTTCACTGTCACCATCCAGCCCATGGTGGGTGCCATTGCTGCAG GGAACGCAGTGGTCATCAAGCCCTCGGAGCTGAGTGAGAACATGGCAAACCTGCTGGCCACCATCATCCCTCAGTACCTGGACAGG GACCTGTACCCGGTGATCAGTGGGGGCATCCCTGAGACCACAGAGCTGCTCAAGGAGAGGTTTGACCACATCCTGTACACGGGGAACACCGCCGTGGGGAAGGTCATCATGATGGCTGCAGCCAAGCACCTGACACCCGTCACGCTGGAGCTGGGGGGAAAGAACCCCTGCTACGTGGACAAAGACTGCGATCTGGACATTGCCTGCAG ACGCATTGCCTGGGGGAAATTCATGAACAGCGGCCAGACCTGTGTGGCCCCTGACTACATCCTCTGTGACCCCTCCATCCAGAACCAAATTGTGGAGAAGCTCAAAAAGGCTCTGAAA GAGTTCTATGGGGAGGATGCCAAGAAGTCCCGTGACTACGGAAGGATCATCAACTCCCGGCACTTCCAGAGGGTGATGGGTCTGATGGAGGGCCAGAAGGTCGCCTATGGAGGCACCGGGGATGCGGCCACCCGATACATAG CCCCCACCATCCTCATAGACGTGGATACCCAGTCCCAGGTGATGCAGGAGGAGATCTTCGGGCCCGTGATGCCCATCGTGTGCGTGCGCAGCCTGGAGGAGGCCATCCAGTTCATCAACCAACGCGAGAAGCCCCTGGCTCTCTACGTGTTCTCTCTAAATGACAAG ATGATTAAGAAGATGATTGCAGAGACATCCAGCGGTGGGGTGACAGCCAATGACGTCATCGTCCACGTTTCTGTGCACTCCCTGCCTTACGGGGGTGTGG GCAACAGCGGCATGGGATCCTACCACGGCAAGAAAAGCTTTGAGACCTTCTCCCACTGCCGCTCCTGCCTGGTGAGGCCTCTGCTGAATGACGAGTCTCTCAAGACCAGATACCCCCCGAGCCTGGCCAAG ATGACCCGTCACTGA